Below is a genomic region from Bifidobacteriaceae bacterium.
AGCAGTTTCGGGTTGCTCATCATGGCGCGCCCTATGGCGATCATCTGCTGTTCGCCGCCGGAGAACAAGCCGGCCGACTCGTCGCGGCGCTTCGCCAGAACGTCGAACATCGAGTAGACGCGTTCGAGATCCCGCCGTATTCCGGCGGGATCCTTGCGGGAGAACGAACCCAACATGAGGTTGTCCGCCACCGACATGCTCTTGAACAGGCGCCGCCCCTCAGGCGATTGCGCAATGCCGCGCTGCACAATCTTGTGAGCGGGGAGCTTGTCGATTCGTTCGCCTTCGAACCAGACTTCCCCGCCGACTGCCGCGATGAGGCCGGAGATGCAACGCAGCGTGGTGGATTTGCCCGCCCCATTGATTCCCAAAAGGGTGACGATCTGGCCCTGCTTGACGCTCAGGGTTATGCCCTTCACCGCTTTCACCCGGCCGTAGGCGACCTCCAAGTCCCTGACCTCAAGCATCTCCGCCTCCCGGCTGCGGGGATCCCAGGTAGGCCTCGATCACGCGAGGATCGCTCTGCACTTGCTCGCCGGTGCCCTCGATCAGTACGGCGCCCTGGACAAGGCACAGCACCCGGTCGCAGAGGCTAAAGATGAAGCGCATGTCGTGTTCAATAACCAAGATCGCCAGGCCCATGTCACGGATCCGGAAGATCAGGTCCTCGGCGTCACGGGTCTCGTTCGGGTTCATGCCGGCGGTCGGCTCGTCCAGCAAG
It encodes:
- a CDS encoding ATP-binding cassette domain-containing protein, with the translated sequence MLEVRDLEVAYGRVKAVKGITLSVKQGQIVTLLGINGAGKSTTLRCISGLIAAVGGEVWFEGERIDKLPAHKIVQRGIAQSPEGRRLFKSMSVADNLMLGSFSRKDPAGIRRDLERVYSMFDVLAKRRDESAGLFSGGEQQMIAIGRAMMSNPKLL